A genome region from Manis pentadactyla isolate mManPen7 chromosome 5, mManPen7.hap1, whole genome shotgun sequence includes the following:
- the PCDH7 gene encoding protocadherin-7 isoform X4, producing the protein MLRMRTAGWARGWCLGCCLLLPLSLSLAAAKQLLRYRLAEEGPADVRIGNVASDLGIVTGSGEVTFSLESGSEYLKIDNLTGELSTSERRIDREKLPQCQMIFDENECFLDFEVSVIGPSQSWVDLFEGRVIVLDINDNTPTFPSPVLTLTVEENRPVGTLYLLPTATDRDFGRNGIERYELLQEPGGGGGGDGRRAGTADSAPYPGGGGNGASGGGPGGSKRRLDAPEGGGGTNPGARSSVFELQVADTPDGEKQPQLIVKGALDREQRDSYELTLRVRDGGDPPRSSQAILRVLITDVNDNSPRFEKSVYEADLAENSAPGTPILQLRAADLDVGVNGQIEYVFGAATESVRRLLRLDETSGWLSVLHRIDREEVNQLRFTVMARDRGQPPKTDKATVVLNIKDENDNVPSIEIRKIGRIPLKDGVANVAEDVLVDTPIALVQVSDRDQGENGVVTCTVVGDVPFQLKPASDTEGDQNKKKYFLHTSAPLDYETTREFNVVIVAVDSGSPSLSSNNSLVVKVGDTNDNPPVFGQSVVEVYFPENNIPGERVATVLATDADSGKNAEIAYSLDSSVMGIFAIDPDSGDILVNTVLDREQTDRYEFKVNAKDKGTPVLQGSTTVIVQVADKNDNDPKFMQDIFTFYVKENLQPNSPVGMVTVMDADKGRNAEMSLYIEENSNIFSIENDTGTIYSTMSFDREHQTTYTFRVKAVDGGDPPRSATATVSLFVMDENDNAPTVTLPRNISYTLLPPSSNVRTVVATVLATDSDDGINADLNFSIVGGNPFKLFEIDSTSGVVSLVGKLTQKHYGLHRLVVQVNDSGQPSQSTTSLVHVFVNESVSNATVIDSQIARSLHTPLTQDIAGDPSYEISKQRLSIVIGVVAGIMTVILIILIVVMARYCRSKNKNGYEAGKKDHEDFFTPQQHDKSKKPKKDKKNKKSKQPLYSSIVTVEASKPNGQRYDSVNEKLSDSPSMGRYRSVNGGPGSPDLARHYKSSSPLPTVQLHPQSPTAGKKHQAVQDLPPANTFVGAGDNISIGSDHCSEYSCQTNNKYSKQPFRRVTFSVVSQPQDPQQGSLQSCYDSGLEESETPSSKSSSGPRLGALPLPEDNYERTTPDGSVGEAEHMENGVAAITTFPLLPFPHGKTHGRRVLLRPLH; encoded by the coding sequence ATGCTGAGGATGCGGACCGCGGGGTGGGCGCGCGGTTGGTGCCTGGGCTGCTGTCTCCTCTTGCCGCTCTCGCTCAGCCTGGCGGCCGCCAAGCAACTCCTCCGGTACCGACTGGCCGAGGAGGGCCCCGCAGACGTCCGCATCGGCAACGTGGCTTCGGACCTGGGCATCGTGACCGGCTCGGGTGAGGTGACTTTCAGCCTCGAGTCGGGCTCAGAGTACCTGAAGATCGACAACCTCACCGGCGAGCTGAGTACGAGCGAGCGGCGCATCGACCGCGAGAAGCTGCCCCAGTGTCAAATGATCTTCGACGAGAACGAGTGCTTCCTGGACTTCGAGGTGTCGGTGATCGGGCCGTCGCAGAGCTGGGTGGACCTGTTCGAGGGTCGGGTCATCGTGCTCGACATCAACGACAACACGCCCACCTTCCCGTCGCCCGTGCTCACGCTCACGGTGGAGGAGAACCGCCCGGTGGGCACTCTGTACCTGCTGCCCACCGCTACCGACCGTGACTTCGGCCGCAACGGCATCGAGCGCTACGAGCTGCTCCAGGAGcccgggggcggcggcggcggcgacggccGGCGCGCCGGGACTGCCGACAGCGCCCCCTACCCCGGGGGCGGCGGGAACGGCGCGAgcggcggcggccccggcggctcCAAGCGGCGGCTGGACGCGCCGGAGGGAGGCGGCGGGACCAACCCGGGTGCCCGCAGCAGCGTGTTCGAGCTGCAGGTGGCCGACACCCCGGATGGCGAGAAGCAGCCGCAGCTGATCGTGAAGGGGGCGCTGGACCGCGAGCAGCGCGACTCCTACGAGCTGACCCTGCGTGTGCGCGACGGGGGCGACCCACCTCGCTCTTCTCAGGCCATCCTGCGGGTGCTCATCACCGACGTGAACGACAACAGTCCCCGCTTCGAGAAGAGCGTGTACGAGGCTGACCTGGCCGAGAACAGCGCCCCTGGGACCCCCATCTTGCAGCTGCGTGCCGCCGACCTGGACGTTGGGGTTAACGGGCAGATCGAGTACGTGTTTGGCGCGGCTACGGAGTCCGTGCGGCGGCTGCTGCGCCTCGACGAGACGTCCGGCTGGCTCAGTGTTCTGCACCGTATCGACCGCGAGGAGGTGAACCAGCTGCGCTTCACCGTCATGGCCCGCGACCGCGGGCAGCCCCCTAAAACAGACAAGGCCACAGTGGTCCTCAATATCAAGGACGAGAACGACAACGTACCGTCCATTGAAATCCGTAAAATCGGGCGCATTCCCCTCAAGGACGGGGTGGCCAACGTGGCCGAGGACGTACTGGTCGACACCCCCATCGCCCTGGTGCAGGTGTCCGACCGAGACCAAGGCGAGAACGGGGTGGTCACCTGCACCGTGGTGGGCGACGTGCCCTTCCAGCTCAAGCCGGCCAGCGACACAGAGGGCGACCAGAACAAGAAAAAGTACTTTCTGCACACCTCGGCCCCGTTGGACTATGAGACCACCCGGGAATTCAACGTGGTCATAGTGGCGGTGGACTCGGGCAgccccagcctctccagcaacaACTCCTTGGTTGTGAAGGTGGGAGACACCAATGACAACCCGCCCGTCTTTGGCCAATCGGTGGTGGAGGTTTACTTTCCCGAGAACAACATCCCTGGAGAGAGGGTGGCCACGGTGCTGGCGACAGACGCGGACAGCGGGAAAAACGCGGAGATCGCCTACTCGCTGGACTCCTCCGTGATGGGGATCTTTGCCATCGATCCTGATTCAGGGGACATCCTCGTCAATACGGTGCTGGACCGCGAGCAGACTGACAGGTATGAGTTTAAAGTTAACGCCAAAGACAAAGGCACCCCGGTGCTGCAGGGCAGCACCACAGTGATTGTGCAGGTGGCTGACAAGAATGACAATGACCCTAAGTTTATGCAGGACATCTTTACCTTTTATGTGAAAGAAAACTTGCAGCCCAACAGCCCCGTGGGGATGGTCACGGTGATGGATGCTGACAAGGGGCGCAATGCGGAAATGAGCCTGTACATAGAGGAAAACAGTAACATTTTTTCCATTGAAAATGACACGGGGACCATTTACTCCACAATGTCTTTTGACCGGGAACATCAGACCACATACACATTCAGAGTCAAGGCTGTGGATGGGGGAGATCCTCCCAGATCAGCCACAGCCACAGTCTCTCTCTTTGTGATGGATGAGAATGACAATGCTCCCACGGTTACCCTTCCCAGAAACATTTCCTACACTTTACTGCCACCTTCAAGTAATGTCAGGACAGTAGTAGCTACAGTGTTGGCAACAGACAGTGATGATGGCATCAATGCAGACCTTAACTTCAGCATTGTGGGAGGGAATCCCTTCAAACTGTTTGAAATTGATTCCACCAGTGGTGTGGTTTCCTTAGTGGGAAAACTGACCCAAAAGCACTATGGCTTGCACAGGTTGGTGGTGCAAGTGAATGACAGTGGGCAGCCTTCCCAGTCCACCACCAGTCTGGTGCATGTGTTTGTCAATGAAAGTGTTTCTAACGCGACTGTGATTGACTCCCAGATAGCCAGGAGTTTGCACACGCCACTCACCCAGGACATAGCTGGTGACCCAAGCTATGAAATTAGCAAACAGAGACTCAGTATTGTCATTGGGGTGGTTGCTGGAATTATGACAGTGATTCTAATCATCTTAATTGTAGTGATGGCAAGGTACTGCCGgtccaaaaataaaaatggctaTGAAGCCGGCAAAAAAGATCACGAAGACTTTTTTACACCCCAACAGCATGACAAATCTAAAAAGCCTAAAaaggacaagaaaaacaaaaaatctaagcAGCCTCTCTACAGCAGCATTGTCACTGTAGAAGCTTCTAAACCAAATGGACAGAGGTATGACAGTGTCAATGAGAAGCTGTCAGACAGCCCGAGCATGGGGCGATACCGATCTGTTAACGGTGGGCCTGGCAGTCCTGACCTGGCCAGGCATTACAAATCTAGTTCTCCATTGCCTACTGTCCAGCTTCACCCCCAGTCACCAACTGCAGGAAAAAAACACCAGGCCGTACAAGATCTACCACCAGCCAACACATTTGTGGGAGCAGGAGACAACATTTCAATTGGATCAGATCATTGCTCTGAGTACAGCTGTCAAACCAATAACAAGTACAGCAAACAG
- the PCDH7 gene encoding protocadherin-7 isoform X9, giving the protein MLRMRTAGWARGWCLGCCLLLPLSLSLAAAKQLLRYRLAEEGPADVRIGNVASDLGIVTGSGEVTFSLESGSEYLKIDNLTGELSTSERRIDREKLPQCQMIFDENECFLDFEVSVIGPSQSWVDLFEGRVIVLDINDNTPTFPSPVLTLTVEENRPVGTLYLLPTATDRDFGRNGIERYELLQEPGGGGGGDGRRAGTADSAPYPGGGGNGASGGGPGGSKRRLDAPEGGGGTNPGARSSVFELQVADTPDGEKQPQLIVKGALDREQRDSYELTLRVRDGGDPPRSSQAILRVLITDVNDNSPRFEKSVYEADLAENSAPGTPILQLRAADLDVGVNGQIEYVFGAATESVRRLLRLDETSGWLSVLHRIDREEVNQLRFTVMARDRGQPPKTDKATVVLNIKDENDNVPSIEIRKIGRIPLKDGVANVAEDVLVDTPIALVQVSDRDQGENGVVTCTVVGDVPFQLKPASDTEGDQNKKKYFLHTSAPLDYETTREFNVVIVAVDSGSPSLSSNNSLVVKVGDTNDNPPVFGQSVVEVYFPENNIPGERVATVLATDADSGKNAEIAYSLDSSVMGIFAIDPDSGDILVNTVLDREQTDRYEFKVNAKDKGTPVLQGSTTVIVQVADKNDNDPKFMQDIFTFYVKENLQPNSPVGMVTVMDADKGRNAEMSLYIEENSNIFSIENDTGTIYSTMSFDREHQTTYTFRVKAVDGGDPPRSATATVSLFVMDENDNAPTVTLPRNISYTLLPPSSNVRTVVATVLATDSDDGINADLNFSIVGGNPFKLFEIDSTSGVVSLVGKLTQKHYGLHRLVVQVNDSGQPSQSTTSLVHVFVNESVSNATVIDSQIARSLHTPLTQDIAGDPSYEISKQRLSIVIGVVAGIMTVILIILIVVMARYCRSKNKNGYEAGKKDHEDFFTPQQHDKSKKPKKDKKNKKSKQPLYSSIVTVEASKPNGQRYDSVNEKLSDSPSMGRYRSVNGGPGSPDLARHYKSSSPLPTVQLHPQSPTAGKKHQAVQDLPPANTFVGAGDNISIGSDHCSEYSCQTNNKYSKQTHDLFQM; this is encoded by the coding sequence ATGCTGAGGATGCGGACCGCGGGGTGGGCGCGCGGTTGGTGCCTGGGCTGCTGTCTCCTCTTGCCGCTCTCGCTCAGCCTGGCGGCCGCCAAGCAACTCCTCCGGTACCGACTGGCCGAGGAGGGCCCCGCAGACGTCCGCATCGGCAACGTGGCTTCGGACCTGGGCATCGTGACCGGCTCGGGTGAGGTGACTTTCAGCCTCGAGTCGGGCTCAGAGTACCTGAAGATCGACAACCTCACCGGCGAGCTGAGTACGAGCGAGCGGCGCATCGACCGCGAGAAGCTGCCCCAGTGTCAAATGATCTTCGACGAGAACGAGTGCTTCCTGGACTTCGAGGTGTCGGTGATCGGGCCGTCGCAGAGCTGGGTGGACCTGTTCGAGGGTCGGGTCATCGTGCTCGACATCAACGACAACACGCCCACCTTCCCGTCGCCCGTGCTCACGCTCACGGTGGAGGAGAACCGCCCGGTGGGCACTCTGTACCTGCTGCCCACCGCTACCGACCGTGACTTCGGCCGCAACGGCATCGAGCGCTACGAGCTGCTCCAGGAGcccgggggcggcggcggcggcgacggccGGCGCGCCGGGACTGCCGACAGCGCCCCCTACCCCGGGGGCGGCGGGAACGGCGCGAgcggcggcggccccggcggctcCAAGCGGCGGCTGGACGCGCCGGAGGGAGGCGGCGGGACCAACCCGGGTGCCCGCAGCAGCGTGTTCGAGCTGCAGGTGGCCGACACCCCGGATGGCGAGAAGCAGCCGCAGCTGATCGTGAAGGGGGCGCTGGACCGCGAGCAGCGCGACTCCTACGAGCTGACCCTGCGTGTGCGCGACGGGGGCGACCCACCTCGCTCTTCTCAGGCCATCCTGCGGGTGCTCATCACCGACGTGAACGACAACAGTCCCCGCTTCGAGAAGAGCGTGTACGAGGCTGACCTGGCCGAGAACAGCGCCCCTGGGACCCCCATCTTGCAGCTGCGTGCCGCCGACCTGGACGTTGGGGTTAACGGGCAGATCGAGTACGTGTTTGGCGCGGCTACGGAGTCCGTGCGGCGGCTGCTGCGCCTCGACGAGACGTCCGGCTGGCTCAGTGTTCTGCACCGTATCGACCGCGAGGAGGTGAACCAGCTGCGCTTCACCGTCATGGCCCGCGACCGCGGGCAGCCCCCTAAAACAGACAAGGCCACAGTGGTCCTCAATATCAAGGACGAGAACGACAACGTACCGTCCATTGAAATCCGTAAAATCGGGCGCATTCCCCTCAAGGACGGGGTGGCCAACGTGGCCGAGGACGTACTGGTCGACACCCCCATCGCCCTGGTGCAGGTGTCCGACCGAGACCAAGGCGAGAACGGGGTGGTCACCTGCACCGTGGTGGGCGACGTGCCCTTCCAGCTCAAGCCGGCCAGCGACACAGAGGGCGACCAGAACAAGAAAAAGTACTTTCTGCACACCTCGGCCCCGTTGGACTATGAGACCACCCGGGAATTCAACGTGGTCATAGTGGCGGTGGACTCGGGCAgccccagcctctccagcaacaACTCCTTGGTTGTGAAGGTGGGAGACACCAATGACAACCCGCCCGTCTTTGGCCAATCGGTGGTGGAGGTTTACTTTCCCGAGAACAACATCCCTGGAGAGAGGGTGGCCACGGTGCTGGCGACAGACGCGGACAGCGGGAAAAACGCGGAGATCGCCTACTCGCTGGACTCCTCCGTGATGGGGATCTTTGCCATCGATCCTGATTCAGGGGACATCCTCGTCAATACGGTGCTGGACCGCGAGCAGACTGACAGGTATGAGTTTAAAGTTAACGCCAAAGACAAAGGCACCCCGGTGCTGCAGGGCAGCACCACAGTGATTGTGCAGGTGGCTGACAAGAATGACAATGACCCTAAGTTTATGCAGGACATCTTTACCTTTTATGTGAAAGAAAACTTGCAGCCCAACAGCCCCGTGGGGATGGTCACGGTGATGGATGCTGACAAGGGGCGCAATGCGGAAATGAGCCTGTACATAGAGGAAAACAGTAACATTTTTTCCATTGAAAATGACACGGGGACCATTTACTCCACAATGTCTTTTGACCGGGAACATCAGACCACATACACATTCAGAGTCAAGGCTGTGGATGGGGGAGATCCTCCCAGATCAGCCACAGCCACAGTCTCTCTCTTTGTGATGGATGAGAATGACAATGCTCCCACGGTTACCCTTCCCAGAAACATTTCCTACACTTTACTGCCACCTTCAAGTAATGTCAGGACAGTAGTAGCTACAGTGTTGGCAACAGACAGTGATGATGGCATCAATGCAGACCTTAACTTCAGCATTGTGGGAGGGAATCCCTTCAAACTGTTTGAAATTGATTCCACCAGTGGTGTGGTTTCCTTAGTGGGAAAACTGACCCAAAAGCACTATGGCTTGCACAGGTTGGTGGTGCAAGTGAATGACAGTGGGCAGCCTTCCCAGTCCACCACCAGTCTGGTGCATGTGTTTGTCAATGAAAGTGTTTCTAACGCGACTGTGATTGACTCCCAGATAGCCAGGAGTTTGCACACGCCACTCACCCAGGACATAGCTGGTGACCCAAGCTATGAAATTAGCAAACAGAGACTCAGTATTGTCATTGGGGTGGTTGCTGGAATTATGACAGTGATTCTAATCATCTTAATTGTAGTGATGGCAAGGTACTGCCGgtccaaaaataaaaatggctaTGAAGCCGGCAAAAAAGATCACGAAGACTTTTTTACACCCCAACAGCATGACAAATCTAAAAAGCCTAAAaaggacaagaaaaacaaaaaatctaagcAGCCTCTCTACAGCAGCATTGTCACTGTAGAAGCTTCTAAACCAAATGGACAGAGGTATGACAGTGTCAATGAGAAGCTGTCAGACAGCCCGAGCATGGGGCGATACCGATCTGTTAACGGTGGGCCTGGCAGTCCTGACCTGGCCAGGCATTACAAATCTAGTTCTCCATTGCCTACTGTCCAGCTTCACCCCCAGTCACCAACTGCAGGAAAAAAACACCAGGCCGTACAAGATCTACCACCAGCCAACACATTTGTGGGAGCAGGAGACAACATTTCAATTGGATCAGATCATTGCTCTGAGTACAGCTGTCAAACCAATAACAAGTACAGCAAACAG
- the PCDH7 gene encoding protocadherin-7 isoform X7, translated as MLRMRTAGWARGWCLGCCLLLPLSLSLAAAKQLLRYRLAEEGPADVRIGNVASDLGIVTGSGEVTFSLESGSEYLKIDNLTGELSTSERRIDREKLPQCQMIFDENECFLDFEVSVIGPSQSWVDLFEGRVIVLDINDNTPTFPSPVLTLTVEENRPVGTLYLLPTATDRDFGRNGIERYELLQEPGGGGGGDGRRAGTADSAPYPGGGGNGASGGGPGGSKRRLDAPEGGGGTNPGARSSVFELQVADTPDGEKQPQLIVKGALDREQRDSYELTLRVRDGGDPPRSSQAILRVLITDVNDNSPRFEKSVYEADLAENSAPGTPILQLRAADLDVGVNGQIEYVFGAATESVRRLLRLDETSGWLSVLHRIDREEVNQLRFTVMARDRGQPPKTDKATVVLNIKDENDNVPSIEIRKIGRIPLKDGVANVAEDVLVDTPIALVQVSDRDQGENGVVTCTVVGDVPFQLKPASDTEGDQNKKKYFLHTSAPLDYETTREFNVVIVAVDSGSPSLSSNNSLVVKVGDTNDNPPVFGQSVVEVYFPENNIPGERVATVLATDADSGKNAEIAYSLDSSVMGIFAIDPDSGDILVNTVLDREQTDRYEFKVNAKDKGTPVLQGSTTVIVQVADKNDNDPKFMQDIFTFYVKENLQPNSPVGMVTVMDADKGRNAEMSLYIEENSNIFSIENDTGTIYSTMSFDREHQTTYTFRVKAVDGGDPPRSATATVSLFVMDENDNAPTVTLPRNISYTLLPPSSNVRTVVATVLATDSDDGINADLNFSIVGGNPFKLFEIDSTSGVVSLVGKLTQKHYGLHRLVVQVNDSGQPSQSTTSLVHVFVNESVSNATVIDSQIARSLHTPLTQDIAGDPSYEISKQRLSIVIGVVAGIMTVILIILIVVMARYCRSKNKNGYEAGKKDHEDFFTPQQHDKSKKPKKDKKNKKSKQPLYSSIVTVEASKPNGQRYDSVNEKLSDSPSMGRYRSVNGGPGSPDLARHYKSSSPLPTVQLHPQSPTAGKKHQAVQDLPPANTFVGAGDNISIGSDHCSEYSCQTNNKYSKQVDTVQTMNPSGHIEESCKMNVCARK; from the coding sequence ATGCTGAGGATGCGGACCGCGGGGTGGGCGCGCGGTTGGTGCCTGGGCTGCTGTCTCCTCTTGCCGCTCTCGCTCAGCCTGGCGGCCGCCAAGCAACTCCTCCGGTACCGACTGGCCGAGGAGGGCCCCGCAGACGTCCGCATCGGCAACGTGGCTTCGGACCTGGGCATCGTGACCGGCTCGGGTGAGGTGACTTTCAGCCTCGAGTCGGGCTCAGAGTACCTGAAGATCGACAACCTCACCGGCGAGCTGAGTACGAGCGAGCGGCGCATCGACCGCGAGAAGCTGCCCCAGTGTCAAATGATCTTCGACGAGAACGAGTGCTTCCTGGACTTCGAGGTGTCGGTGATCGGGCCGTCGCAGAGCTGGGTGGACCTGTTCGAGGGTCGGGTCATCGTGCTCGACATCAACGACAACACGCCCACCTTCCCGTCGCCCGTGCTCACGCTCACGGTGGAGGAGAACCGCCCGGTGGGCACTCTGTACCTGCTGCCCACCGCTACCGACCGTGACTTCGGCCGCAACGGCATCGAGCGCTACGAGCTGCTCCAGGAGcccgggggcggcggcggcggcgacggccGGCGCGCCGGGACTGCCGACAGCGCCCCCTACCCCGGGGGCGGCGGGAACGGCGCGAgcggcggcggccccggcggctcCAAGCGGCGGCTGGACGCGCCGGAGGGAGGCGGCGGGACCAACCCGGGTGCCCGCAGCAGCGTGTTCGAGCTGCAGGTGGCCGACACCCCGGATGGCGAGAAGCAGCCGCAGCTGATCGTGAAGGGGGCGCTGGACCGCGAGCAGCGCGACTCCTACGAGCTGACCCTGCGTGTGCGCGACGGGGGCGACCCACCTCGCTCTTCTCAGGCCATCCTGCGGGTGCTCATCACCGACGTGAACGACAACAGTCCCCGCTTCGAGAAGAGCGTGTACGAGGCTGACCTGGCCGAGAACAGCGCCCCTGGGACCCCCATCTTGCAGCTGCGTGCCGCCGACCTGGACGTTGGGGTTAACGGGCAGATCGAGTACGTGTTTGGCGCGGCTACGGAGTCCGTGCGGCGGCTGCTGCGCCTCGACGAGACGTCCGGCTGGCTCAGTGTTCTGCACCGTATCGACCGCGAGGAGGTGAACCAGCTGCGCTTCACCGTCATGGCCCGCGACCGCGGGCAGCCCCCTAAAACAGACAAGGCCACAGTGGTCCTCAATATCAAGGACGAGAACGACAACGTACCGTCCATTGAAATCCGTAAAATCGGGCGCATTCCCCTCAAGGACGGGGTGGCCAACGTGGCCGAGGACGTACTGGTCGACACCCCCATCGCCCTGGTGCAGGTGTCCGACCGAGACCAAGGCGAGAACGGGGTGGTCACCTGCACCGTGGTGGGCGACGTGCCCTTCCAGCTCAAGCCGGCCAGCGACACAGAGGGCGACCAGAACAAGAAAAAGTACTTTCTGCACACCTCGGCCCCGTTGGACTATGAGACCACCCGGGAATTCAACGTGGTCATAGTGGCGGTGGACTCGGGCAgccccagcctctccagcaacaACTCCTTGGTTGTGAAGGTGGGAGACACCAATGACAACCCGCCCGTCTTTGGCCAATCGGTGGTGGAGGTTTACTTTCCCGAGAACAACATCCCTGGAGAGAGGGTGGCCACGGTGCTGGCGACAGACGCGGACAGCGGGAAAAACGCGGAGATCGCCTACTCGCTGGACTCCTCCGTGATGGGGATCTTTGCCATCGATCCTGATTCAGGGGACATCCTCGTCAATACGGTGCTGGACCGCGAGCAGACTGACAGGTATGAGTTTAAAGTTAACGCCAAAGACAAAGGCACCCCGGTGCTGCAGGGCAGCACCACAGTGATTGTGCAGGTGGCTGACAAGAATGACAATGACCCTAAGTTTATGCAGGACATCTTTACCTTTTATGTGAAAGAAAACTTGCAGCCCAACAGCCCCGTGGGGATGGTCACGGTGATGGATGCTGACAAGGGGCGCAATGCGGAAATGAGCCTGTACATAGAGGAAAACAGTAACATTTTTTCCATTGAAAATGACACGGGGACCATTTACTCCACAATGTCTTTTGACCGGGAACATCAGACCACATACACATTCAGAGTCAAGGCTGTGGATGGGGGAGATCCTCCCAGATCAGCCACAGCCACAGTCTCTCTCTTTGTGATGGATGAGAATGACAATGCTCCCACGGTTACCCTTCCCAGAAACATTTCCTACACTTTACTGCCACCTTCAAGTAATGTCAGGACAGTAGTAGCTACAGTGTTGGCAACAGACAGTGATGATGGCATCAATGCAGACCTTAACTTCAGCATTGTGGGAGGGAATCCCTTCAAACTGTTTGAAATTGATTCCACCAGTGGTGTGGTTTCCTTAGTGGGAAAACTGACCCAAAAGCACTATGGCTTGCACAGGTTGGTGGTGCAAGTGAATGACAGTGGGCAGCCTTCCCAGTCCACCACCAGTCTGGTGCATGTGTTTGTCAATGAAAGTGTTTCTAACGCGACTGTGATTGACTCCCAGATAGCCAGGAGTTTGCACACGCCACTCACCCAGGACATAGCTGGTGACCCAAGCTATGAAATTAGCAAACAGAGACTCAGTATTGTCATTGGGGTGGTTGCTGGAATTATGACAGTGATTCTAATCATCTTAATTGTAGTGATGGCAAGGTACTGCCGgtccaaaaataaaaatggctaTGAAGCCGGCAAAAAAGATCACGAAGACTTTTTTACACCCCAACAGCATGACAAATCTAAAAAGCCTAAAaaggacaagaaaaacaaaaaatctaagcAGCCTCTCTACAGCAGCATTGTCACTGTAGAAGCTTCTAAACCAAATGGACAGAGGTATGACAGTGTCAATGAGAAGCTGTCAGACAGCCCGAGCATGGGGCGATACCGATCTGTTAACGGTGGGCCTGGCAGTCCTGACCTGGCCAGGCATTACAAATCTAGTTCTCCATTGCCTACTGTCCAGCTTCACCCCCAGTCACCAACTGCAGGAAAAAAACACCAGGCCGTACAAGATCTACCACCAGCCAACACATTTGTGGGAGCAGGAGACAACATTTCAATTGGATCAGATCATTGCTCTGAGTACAGCTGTCAAACCAATAACAAGTACAGCAAACAG